Proteins encoded by one window of Cylindrospermum stagnale PCC 7417:
- a CDS encoding CHASE2 domain-containing protein, whose amino-acid sequence MTEATQNQTPESIEVFFSYSREDEELRKKLTAHLSALEREKVITAWHDREISAGTERDEEIEKHLNSARVILLLISADFIASEDNWQRDVKRAMERHKVGEARVIPVLVRECDWEGTPFSKLEPLPSNRKAIGRPDNDEAFTDVAKGIRKAVKEMTFGQQQSKDTIQLAKGRLLKIPWINLRNLLLRSMGITVLVVVMRWLAILQASELYFFDQMMRMQPIEEQDNRLLVIEITKKDIDSQDGTRQGSLTDETLLNILKTLLKNPQNQPRVIGIDLYRDFETKTPDLSSLLEKNPLIFGLCNAGDDSVKNDGVAPIPELPSTRLGFSDFLADSDGIIRRQLLSMEIPKGSPCLSKVDGKFIDTAFGFRLAQRYLNQSADDLLPKFKLLDASHGGSFFTLLENHLEGDQVLLNYRISCSEDNKTKCSPEFVAPRVTVGDVLKPDFLDRYSLKDKIVLIGLNEYSYELPVLTPFSSATKQPVPGVIVQAQMISQILSAVEGKRPLLQVWSIWYEIVWIFGWSLLGGTLAQFYRSKRKLIFSGGIAFTSLYIICLVLFNLLPMKRWVPFVPPALTFLGTGVIVVFIRIQEQ is encoded by the coding sequence ATGACTGAGGCAACGCAAAATCAAACACCAGAATCAATCGAAGTTTTCTTTTCTTACTCCCGCGAAGATGAAGAACTCCGCAAAAAGCTTACCGCCCACTTGAGTGCTTTAGAACGTGAGAAAGTAATCACCGCTTGGCACGACCGCGAAATTAGTGCAGGAACAGAACGTGATGAAGAAATTGAAAAGCATCTGAATTCAGCCCGTGTAATTCTGTTGCTGATTAGCGCCGATTTTATTGCTTCAGAGGATAATTGGCAGCGTGACGTAAAACGGGCTATGGAAAGGCACAAAGTTGGAGAAGCGCGTGTTATTCCCGTATTGGTTCGCGAATGCGATTGGGAAGGAACACCATTCAGTAAGCTGGAACCCCTCCCTAGCAATCGTAAAGCTATTGGCCGACCGGATAATGATGAAGCATTCACAGATGTTGCCAAAGGCATCCGCAAAGCTGTTAAGGAAATGACTTTTGGGCAGCAGCAATCTAAAGATACTATCCAACTGGCTAAAGGTCGGCTGCTCAAAATCCCTTGGATTAACCTCCGTAATTTACTCTTGAGAAGCATGGGGATAACTGTTCTGGTAGTAGTTATGCGCTGGTTGGCAATCCTTCAGGCATCAGAGCTTTATTTTTTCGATCAGATGATGAGAATGCAGCCAATTGAAGAGCAAGATAACCGTTTGTTAGTGATTGAAATTACTAAAAAAGATATTGATAGCCAGGATGGGACACGACAAGGATCATTGACAGATGAAACTTTATTAAACATTCTAAAAACGCTGCTAAAAAATCCGCAAAACCAGCCGCGAGTTATTGGTATAGACCTTTACCGTGATTTTGAAACTAAAACGCCAGATTTATCTAGTCTTCTAGAAAAGAACCCGCTTATTTTTGGTCTTTGTAATGCAGGCGATGACAGCGTCAAAAATGACGGTGTTGCACCAATACCAGAACTTCCGAGTACGCGGCTAGGATTTAGTGATTTCTTAGCAGATAGCGACGGGATTATTCGTCGTCAACTTCTCAGCATGGAAATACCTAAAGGCTCTCCTTGTTTATCTAAAGTTGATGGAAAGTTTATCGATACTGCCTTCGGCTTTCGGTTAGCTCAACGCTACTTAAATCAATCGGCTGATGATCTATTACCTAAATTTAAGCTACTTGATGCTAGTCATGGAGGCAGCTTTTTTACACTACTAGAAAATCATCTAGAGGGAGATCAGGTATTACTAAACTATCGTATTTCCTGTTCCGAAGACAATAAAACTAAGTGTTCTCCTGAGTTTGTAGCGCCGAGAGTTACTGTTGGAGACGTTCTGAAGCCTGATTTTCTGGATAGGTACTCTCTAAAAGACAAAATTGTTTTAATCGGACTAAATGAATATTCTTATGAGCTTCCTGTTTTAACTCCCTTTTCTTCAGCAACAAAGCAACCAGTACCTGGAGTAATTGTGCAAGCGCAAATGATCAGCCAGATTTTAAGTGCGGTTGAAGGTAAGCGTCCACTATTACAAGTCTGGTCTATTTGGTATGAGATAGTTTGGATTTTTGGCTGGTCATTACTTGGAGGCACTTTAGCTCAGTTTTATCGCTCAAAGCGAAAATTAATTTTCTCAGGAGGAATTGCCTTTACCAGTTTGTATATTATTTGCTTAGTCTTATTCAATTTATTGCCAATGAAACGTTGGGTGCCATTTGTACCTCCTGCTTTAACTTTTCTAGGCACAGGCGTAATAGTGGTATTTATCAGAATTCAAGAACAGTAA
- a CDS encoding glycoside hydrolase family 10 protein, whose translation MVNTSTPFSDIQNHWARLFIEALAGRRMLSGYPNGTFRPDNSVTRAEFAAIIAAVFTLPKKREYVPFVDVPGSHWAINPIKKAYETGFIAGYPDKRLRPNDRISRGDILVSLVNGLEIGAKVEPDLLSTLGQIYQDAAGIAVYAKNQVAIATRAELVASYPNIKLLNPNIAATRADVAVIIYQALVYLGQAQKITSAYIVIPPNAVTTPKPPVFNTVKVSHRREFRGAWVASVWNSDWPSKSGLTVAQQQAELVQIISQLQEMNFNALILQVRPEGDALYSSQLEPWSAWITGTQGKAPEPFYDPLEFAIAECHKRNIELHAWFNPYRAKTSIKNSPNISPHIAITNPEVVYQWGNQLWMEPGSKVVQDRAYNVIIDVVRRYDIDAVHLDDYFYPYPIAGQSFPDEKTYTAYKSAGGTLSLDNWRRENVNQMVLRLSQGIKATKPDVKFGISPFGIYRPGQPAGIAGLDAYSVLYADSKKWLEQGWVDYFAPQLYWRTDQPKQSYEALLKWWTEVNTKQRHIYAGNNIAQLDGKAWKDTEIDKQIKITRNLEKNLAIGNIFYSMNSLTENRQNIADNFKNSLYSQPAIVPSMSWQNATPPAPPKELQVNNRKLKWQDGDNRPVRSWTLYRQNGDTWTLQRILSAGTTFATVEPGTYAVCAVDRLANESAGVVITVT comes from the coding sequence ATGGTAAATACTTCTACGCCCTTCTCAGATATTCAAAATCATTGGGCACGGCTATTCATTGAGGCCTTAGCAGGGCGTCGCATGTTGAGTGGCTATCCTAATGGGACTTTTCGCCCAGATAACTCAGTCACTCGCGCTGAATTTGCTGCCATCATTGCGGCAGTGTTTACCCTACCAAAGAAGCGGGAGTATGTGCCTTTTGTTGATGTTCCTGGCAGTCACTGGGCGATAAATCCGATTAAAAAAGCTTACGAGACAGGATTTATTGCTGGATACCCTGATAAGCGTCTGCGCCCCAATGACAGGATTTCCAGGGGTGATATTTTAGTTTCTCTGGTCAATGGCTTGGAGATTGGGGCTAAAGTGGAACCTGATTTGCTGAGTACACTGGGGCAAATATATCAAGATGCTGCTGGCATAGCAGTTTATGCTAAAAATCAAGTGGCGATCGCAACTCGTGCAGAATTAGTTGCTAGCTATCCAAATATAAAATTACTCAACCCCAACATAGCAGCGACTCGCGCAGATGTTGCAGTGATAATTTATCAAGCTTTGGTCTATCTGGGACAAGCGCAAAAGATTACCTCTGCCTATATTGTGATTCCCCCAAATGCTGTAACCACACCAAAGCCCCCAGTTTTTAATACTGTCAAAGTCAGTCATCGTCGGGAGTTCCGGGGGGCTTGGGTAGCATCTGTGTGGAATAGTGATTGGCCTTCTAAATCTGGACTGACAGTTGCCCAACAGCAAGCAGAATTAGTGCAAATTATCAGCCAATTGCAAGAGATGAACTTCAATGCGCTGATTTTGCAGGTACGGCCAGAGGGCGATGCGTTGTACTCTTCTCAACTAGAACCTTGGAGTGCATGGATTACAGGAACTCAAGGTAAAGCACCAGAACCATTTTATGATCCTTTAGAATTTGCGATCGCCGAATGCCACAAACGCAACATCGAACTTCACGCTTGGTTCAACCCCTACCGCGCCAAAACTAGCATCAAAAATTCCCCCAACATCAGCCCCCACATAGCCATCACCAACCCCGAAGTTGTTTATCAATGGGGTAATCAGTTATGGATGGAACCAGGCTCAAAAGTCGTTCAAGATAGGGCTTACAACGTCATTATCGATGTTGTCCGCCGCTACGATATCGACGCCGTTCACCTAGATGACTATTTTTATCCCTATCCCATCGCTGGACAGTCTTTCCCCGATGAAAAAACCTACACAGCCTACAAATCAGCCGGCGGAACCCTCAGCTTAGACAACTGGCGACGAGAAAACGTTAACCAAATGGTGCTGCGTCTATCCCAAGGAATCAAAGCCACAAAACCCGACGTTAAATTTGGCATTAGTCCCTTTGGCATTTATCGCCCTGGACAACCAGCCGGTATTGCCGGTTTAGATGCCTATAGCGTCCTCTATGCAGACTCCAAGAAATGGTTAGAACAAGGCTGGGTTGATTATTTTGCCCCCCAACTCTATTGGCGTACCGACCAACCAAAACAGAGTTATGAAGCATTGCTGAAATGGTGGACAGAAGTTAACACCAAGCAGCGACATATTTACGCCGGCAATAACATCGCCCAACTCGATGGTAAAGCTTGGAAAGATACAGAAATTGACAAGCAAATCAAGATTACTCGCAACCTAGAGAAAAACTTGGCAATAGGGAACATCTTCTACAGTATGAATTCCCTCACCGAAAATCGCCAAAACATCGCCGACAACTTCAAAAATTCCCTTTATTCCCAACCAGCAATAGTGCCGAGTATGTCCTGGCAAAATGCAACACCACCAGCCCCACCCAAAGAACTGCAAGTTAACAACCGCAAACTGAAATGGCAAGATGGAGATAATCGGCCAGTTCGTTCCTGGACACTTTATCGGCAGAATGGAGATACTTGGACACTCCAGCGAATTTTGTCTGCTGGTACCACCTTTGCCACCGTGGAACCAGGAACTTATGCCGTATGTGCAGTAGACAGATTAGCAAATGAAAGCGCCGGCGTAGTGATTACCGTGACTTGA
- a CDS encoding DUF928 domain-containing protein, which produces MFILVLGYPSQALAQNGNPFQIALQQLTSLFVPRGKNRGTPTGRVRGGAGRGQCPVIASSDETQLTALVPTISNSLDKEALLSKQKSSQIVWGKTFEAYPTFWFYIPYQYEESELEAKFVLLDEEKSIVTGPIFLKLSNQDNLDQKSKIAKFTLPKQQPLEIGKEYNWYFSIICDARKPSRNPGVTGWIQRVELPILPPKQYLYYAQQGIWYDTVTRLADSRAAIQQAQIDDIAPLSRDKSLITPVSQIQEDWLEVFRLLKWSDEKQINEIANSPILELLPDSGADI; this is translated from the coding sequence GTGTTTATCCTTGTTCTAGGTTATCCCTCACAAGCCCTAGCCCAAAATGGGAACCCCTTTCAAATTGCTTTACAGCAGTTAACGTCTTTGTTTGTCCCGCGAGGAAAAAATAGGGGGACACCTACCGGTCGAGTGCGCGGAGGAGCAGGTCGAGGCCAGTGTCCTGTAATTGCATCTAGCGATGAAACTCAACTTACTGCACTTGTACCCACAATATCAAATAGTTTAGACAAAGAGGCACTGCTATCAAAACAAAAGTCCTCTCAAATTGTTTGGGGTAAAACTTTTGAAGCATATCCAACTTTCTGGTTTTATATTCCTTATCAATATGAGGAATCTGAACTAGAGGCAAAATTTGTATTGCTGGATGAAGAAAAGAGTATTGTTACTGGGCCAATTTTTCTCAAACTCTCTAATCAAGATAATTTAGACCAGAAATCTAAAATTGCCAAATTTACTTTACCCAAACAGCAACCTTTAGAAATCGGTAAGGAATATAATTGGTACTTTTCGATTATTTGCGATGCTCGAAAGCCATCTAGAAATCCGGGTGTTACAGGCTGGATTCAAAGAGTTGAGTTGCCGATTCTACCACCAAAACAATACCTTTATTACGCTCAACAGGGGATTTGGTATGATACGGTGACGCGTCTTGCTGACAGTCGTGCAGCTATTCAACAGGCTCAAATAGATGATATCGCGCCGCTTAGTCGTGATAAGTCACTCATAACGCCAGTAAGCCAAATTCAAGAAGATTGGTTGGAGGTTTTCCGGTTGCTTAAATGGAGTGATGAAAAGCAGATTAATGAAATTGCTAATTCGCCCATTCTTGAGCTACTTCCTGATTCAGGAGCTGATATATAG
- a CDS encoding TIR domain-containing protein, whose product MKKILVLAANPKNTSALRLDQELRDIEEGLRRSQQRDQFSLEQNLAVRPRDIQRALLDINPQIIHFSGHGAKQEGLVFEDETGNSQLVSGSALADLFELFADQIECVVLNGCYSLVQAEAIAQHINYVIGMNQAINDKAAIEFAVGFYDALGAGRSIEFAYKLGCGAIRLAGIEAQLTPVLLKKPEIAASVPAKLSPLEVPPNKLETVSNPENRAIEVFFSYAHEDERLRNELAKHLKLLERQQVIKAWFDRDITAGNEWEKEIEKQLNAAQVILLLISPDFLASDFCWSVELKRAMERHEAREACVIPIILREVDWHSAPFGKLQALPKNAEPVTNWANQDQAFTDISRGITKVVKELLARNS is encoded by the coding sequence GTGAAAAAAATACTGGTTCTAGCAGCCAATCCTAAAAACACTTCAGCCCTGCGTCTAGATCAAGAGTTGCGAGATATTGAGGAAGGATTGCGGCGTTCTCAACAACGCGATCAGTTTAGTCTGGAGCAAAACTTAGCAGTCCGTCCCAGAGATATCCAGAGAGCATTGTTAGATATTAACCCACAAATTATTCATTTTTCAGGACATGGTGCAAAGCAAGAGGGATTAGTATTTGAAGATGAAACTGGGAACTCTCAGCTAGTGAGTGGATCTGCACTGGCTGATTTGTTTGAACTATTTGCCGACCAGATTGAGTGTGTAGTGCTGAATGGTTGTTACTCACTAGTGCAGGCAGAAGCGATCGCACAACACATTAATTATGTCATCGGCATGAATCAGGCGATCAACGATAAAGCAGCCATTGAATTTGCAGTTGGTTTTTATGATGCTTTGGGAGCAGGACGTTCTATAGAGTTTGCTTATAAATTAGGCTGCGGTGCCATTCGTCTAGCGGGAATAGAAGCACAATTAACACCAGTTTTGCTCAAAAAACCGGAAATAGCCGCCTCCGTTCCTGCCAAACTTTCCCCCCTAGAAGTACCTCCTAACAAACTAGAAACTGTATCTAACCCAGAGAATAGAGCAATTGAAGTCTTTTTCTCTTACGCCCACGAAGACGAAAGATTGCGGAATGAACTAGCAAAACACCTCAAGCTTTTGGAACGACAACAGGTGATTAAAGCTTGGTTTGACCGTGACATTACAGCCGGGAACGAATGGGAAAAAGAAATTGAAAAGCAGTTGAATGCAGCCCAGGTAATCTTACTTTTAATTAGTCCTGATTTTCTGGCTTCAGACTTTTGCTGGAGTGTCGAATTAAAACGAGCAATGGAACGCCACGAAGCAAGAGAAGCCTGTGTAATTCCGATAATTCTGCGGGAGGTAGATTGGCACTCAGCCCCATTTGGCAAACTACAGGCATTACCCAAAAATGCCGAGCCAGTAACCAACTGGGCAAATCAAGACCAGGCATTTACAGATATTAGTAGAGGTATTACTAAGGTTGTGAAAGAGCTATTAGCCCGCAACTCTTAA
- a CDS encoding ShlB/FhaC/HecB family hemolysin secretion/activation protein — protein sequence MQNKSFQNLHEGKVCSQASKPPLTPFERDMLPEGTYLFNVDIISSQTSKSPLPKKKKAPSKAPLFTAGFIYLNHICRRGTAVLCPYSGVYLPKNRCKATGGGWGDLPRFSSWKTYPKLLLTILTLGLCLPSSITAYAMEVAQVTAPPNLPQTLPPPQDVVPPPSLPSQQRQVPSPSSPQDLLPIQPTQPTEEAPTAVPEKFLVTKFEFVGGTVFKDEQLLLAIEKGLLAGGDNRFCPPLPSNEAQCQRLPRTEADPPVEITFAQLLEARSAITQFYIDKGYITSGALIPEQALPPGGGVVTIQLAEGSLEDIKIIGNQRLNPNYIRSRLQRANQKPLNRDRLLEALQVLQLNPLIESLSAELSTGSSFGSNLLLVKVKEARSFNTQISLDNNRSPSVGSFQRSIQLREGNLLGIGDGVNLRYANTDGSNQVDVGYTLPLSSQNTTLSFNYGYSSNNVIEEPFDELDISSNSSEYQLTLRHPVIQTPRQELALGLTAAHRESQTFLGFKDTGGFPLSPGADDKGRTKVTALRFFQEFTQRGDRSVFALRSQFSLGLDALDATINHNDEPDSRFFAWRGQAQLVRLLAPDTILLIRGDVQLADRRLLSSEQIGLGGQASIRGYRQDLLLADNGAFGSVELRLPILRLRKQQALLQVVPFVDLGTAWNNSGGADIETDFLASAGVGLRFQLSDRLNARFDWGIPIVSVDSGGRTQQEDGLYLSVLWNPF from the coding sequence ATGCAAAATAAGTCTTTCCAAAATCTCCACGAGGGTAAGGTTTGTTCTCAAGCTTCTAAACCCCCTCTTACCCCCTTTGAAAGAGATATGTTGCCAGAAGGCACTTATCTCTTCAATGTTGATATCATCAGTTCTCAAACTTCTAAATCCCCCCTTCCCAAAAAGAAAAAAGCACCCTCCAAAGCCCCGCTGTTTACAGCAGGTTTCATTTATTTGAACCACATCTGTCGTAGGGGCACAGCAGTGCTGTGCCCCTACAGTGGGGTCTATTTACCGAAAAATCGCTGTAAGGCAACTGGTGGGGGTTGGGGGGATCTTCCAAGATTCAGCAGTTGGAAAACATACCCTAAGCTGCTTCTGACCATCCTCACACTGGGGCTGTGTCTACCCAGTTCAATCACTGCCTACGCTATGGAAGTGGCTCAAGTTACTGCCCCGCCTAACTTACCGCAAACTTTGCCCCCGCCCCAAGATGTTGTTCCTCCTCCGTCTCTACCTTCTCAACAGCGGCAGGTTCCATCACCTTCTTCTCCACAAGATTTGCTCCCTATCCAACCAACTCAACCAACTGAGGAAGCCCCGACGGCAGTTCCTGAGAAGTTTTTGGTGACTAAGTTTGAATTTGTGGGGGGTACTGTTTTTAAAGACGAACAACTCTTACTAGCGATTGAAAAAGGTTTATTGGCGGGTGGGGATAATAGATTTTGTCCGCCGCTTCCCAGTAATGAAGCTCAATGTCAAAGGCTTCCCAGAACTGAGGCAGATCCGCCGGTAGAAATCACCTTTGCTCAACTGCTAGAGGCGCGTTCGGCAATTACGCAGTTTTATATTGATAAAGGCTACATCACCTCTGGGGCGCTGATTCCTGAACAAGCCCTTCCCCCTGGTGGCGGTGTCGTCACGATTCAACTGGCTGAGGGTAGCTTAGAAGATATCAAAATCATTGGAAATCAGCGATTAAATCCGAACTATATTCGCAGTCGGTTACAACGGGCTAATCAAAAACCCCTAAATCGCGATCGCCTCCTCGAAGCACTGCAAGTCTTACAACTCAATCCTCTCATTGAAAGTTTATCGGCGGAATTATCTACAGGCTCTAGCTTTGGGAGCAATTTGCTATTGGTGAAGGTAAAAGAGGCCAGAAGCTTTAACACCCAAATCAGTCTTGATAATAACCGCTCACCAAGCGTCGGCAGTTTCCAACGCAGTATTCAACTGAGAGAAGGTAACTTACTAGGAATCGGCGATGGTGTCAATCTCCGCTACGCCAACACCGATGGTAGTAATCAAGTGGATGTGGGCTACACCTTACCGCTTAGTTCCCAAAATACTACCCTGAGCTTCAACTATGGTTACTCCAGCAATAATGTGATTGAGGAACCCTTTGACGAGCTTGATATTTCCTCTAATTCCAGTGAATATCAACTAACTCTGCGTCATCCAGTGATTCAAACTCCTAGACAAGAATTAGCTCTGGGACTTACCGCAGCCCATCGGGAAAGTCAAACTTTTTTAGGATTTAAAGATACTGGCGGCTTTCCCCTCTCTCCAGGGGCTGATGACAAAGGACGGACTAAGGTTACAGCACTGCGTTTCTTTCAAGAATTTACCCAAAGAGGCGATCGCTCAGTTTTTGCACTCCGCTCACAGTTTAGCTTGGGACTTGATGCCCTGGATGCCACCATTAATCACAATGATGAACCCGACAGCCGCTTTTTTGCTTGGCGAGGACAAGCTCAATTAGTGCGCCTTTTAGCCCCAGATACCATCTTACTCATCCGGGGTGATGTGCAATTAGCAGACAGAAGGCTGTTATCTTCAGAGCAAATTGGACTCGGTGGCCAAGCCAGCATCAGAGGATATCGTCAGGATCTCTTATTGGCTGATAACGGTGCTTTTGGCTCAGTTGAACTCCGTTTACCAATTCTCCGGCTTCGTAAACAGCAAGCACTTTTACAGGTTGTCCCTTTTGTCGATCTTGGTACAGCTTGGAATAACTCTGGGGGTGCAGACATTGAAACTGACTTTTTGGCCTCTGCTGGAGTTGGTTTGCGATTTCAGTTAAGCGATCGCCTAAATGCCCGTTTTGATTGGGGAATTCCCATTGTATCTGTTGATTCGGGTGGCAGAACTCAACAAGAAGACGGTTTGTATTTATCTGTCTTATGGAACCCCTTCTAA
- a CDS encoding CHAT domain-containing protein produces MQKLNQRFITTVLLALLGLMIALSIQAFSQQMAIAKKPNATQLICTSTPNLSPEKLSENGRISYEQGRFDAAIDCWKKATDTYSQNGNNTEIINNQINLAQAEQALGLYPRACNTLVQIYGEKDCTSLLQNEIKQKIFFSTLKQKADSPAKITGLRSFGNILRGIGELDLSHEVLKLSLEMTQSQDQTATWLDIGNTRRALSNKEQDLYSRTQSEENLVCAIINAYTSQEAYQKAINETSSNSPSIIPLQAQLNQLSLRLDTKDWLNKIQKETQDKPKKNRNLLERVFQPNYFVKRKQTENCSQQLTDDQSQLPNQIRNWVNQNLSNQNQLQQIDNLQQQIEQLPPSHTALYTRLNFARSLIRFQALPGIDQKTESFLNTTIDQAKNQNNLKAQSYALGYLGKLYEKNQKWELAKTQTRKALLLAQSIPSPDIMYQWQWQLGRIYKRELPAREKANTKDKEKEFPEARSAYAGAFKTLESLRRELATGSPDAQFSFQNDIEGIYREYVDLLLWNKEPSANSLSQARQVIASLQSVELENFLRLACPEYDVKEIDKIIDEKAKNTAFLYPIVLEDRVEVIVKVPTTSTNNKDANQGLKHYSTFIERKEVERQVRQLQIDLEEEYTFDAVKDEGQTVYGWLLKGAEKYLSKDINTLVFALDTNLRNIPLAALVSGQDAGKPQYLVDKYAIALAPRLEIPNPRLLQGKTLTVLAAGLTEPESEEDKQKFPKLRFAKKELDAIKQANPANISVSPLLDTNFRIKNFKNEINTSSFQVLHLATHGEFSSSPEKTFLLTSDEQIVVKEVGNLFRKQAQNQSEPIELLVLSACETAAGDKRATLGISGVAVQAGARSAVASLWSLDDEISVEFTEKFYKQLVDPNLTKAQALQQAQIELKNSPGREHPRYWAPYILLGNWL; encoded by the coding sequence ATGCAGAAACTAAACCAGCGCTTCATCACCACAGTCCTGCTAGCTCTTTTGGGGCTAATGATCGCCTTGAGCATTCAGGCATTTTCTCAGCAAATGGCGATCGCTAAAAAACCAAACGCAACACAATTGATTTGTACCAGTACACCAAATCTCAGCCCCGAAAAGTTAAGTGAAAATGGCAGAATTAGTTACGAACAAGGACGCTTTGACGCAGCCATAGATTGTTGGAAAAAAGCCACAGATACCTACAGCCAAAACGGCAATAATACTGAAATCATCAATAATCAAATTAACCTAGCTCAAGCCGAGCAAGCTTTAGGACTATACCCCAGAGCCTGTAATACCCTAGTGCAAATTTATGGAGAAAAAGACTGCACTAGCCTCTTACAAAATGAGATAAAACAAAAAATTTTCTTCAGCACACTAAAACAAAAAGCCGATTCTCCAGCCAAAATTACAGGCTTACGCAGCTTTGGCAATATCCTCAGAGGAATTGGTGAACTAGACTTATCTCATGAAGTCTTGAAATTGAGTTTAGAAATGACACAATCTCAAGACCAAACAGCAACTTGGCTTGATATTGGCAATACCAGACGGGCTTTAAGTAATAAAGAACAAGACTTATATAGTCGCACTCAATCTGAGGAAAATCTTGTTTGTGCAATTATCAATGCTTACACATCTCAAGAAGCTTACCAAAAAGCAATAAACGAAACTAGCTCAAATTCCCCCTCCATTATTCCACTACAGGCACAGCTAAATCAATTGAGTCTGCGATTAGATACCAAAGATTGGCTCAACAAAATTCAAAAAGAGACTCAGGATAAACCCAAGAAAAACCGCAATCTTTTAGAGCGAGTCTTTCAACCTAACTATTTTGTTAAACGTAAACAAACAGAGAATTGCTCCCAGCAATTAACCGATGATCAATCCCAACTTCCTAATCAAATCCGTAATTGGGTAAATCAGAACTTATCTAACCAAAATCAGTTACAACAGATTGATAATCTTCAACAGCAAATTGAGCAATTACCACCAAGTCATACAGCACTTTACACCAGACTCAACTTTGCCCGTAGCTTAATACGATTTCAGGCTTTGCCAGGTATAGATCAAAAAACAGAATCATTTCTCAATACTACAATTGACCAAGCCAAAAATCAGAACAATTTAAAAGCACAATCCTATGCCCTAGGATATCTTGGTAAGCTATATGAAAAAAACCAAAAATGGGAATTAGCTAAAACCCAAACTCGCAAAGCTTTACTCCTAGCTCAATCCATTCCCTCGCCAGATATAATGTATCAGTGGCAATGGCAACTAGGGCGCATCTACAAACGTGAGCTTCCAGCTAGAGAAAAGGCTAACACAAAGGATAAAGAAAAAGAATTCCCAGAAGCACGTTCTGCTTATGCTGGAGCATTTAAAACCCTAGAATCTCTGCGTCGAGAGTTAGCAACAGGTAGCCCAGATGCTCAATTTTCTTTTCAAAATGATATCGAAGGTATCTATCGGGAGTATGTTGATTTGCTGTTATGGAATAAAGAACCTTCAGCAAATTCTCTTTCCCAAGCTCGTCAAGTTATCGCCTCTTTGCAATCAGTTGAATTAGAGAATTTTTTGCGGCTAGCTTGTCCAGAGTACGACGTTAAAGAAATTGATAAAATCATTGATGAAAAAGCCAAAAATACCGCTTTTCTATATCCCATTGTCTTAGAAGATAGAGTAGAAGTAATCGTCAAAGTCCCGACAACTTCAACTAATAACAAAGATGCAAATCAAGGGCTAAAACACTACAGTACATTCATTGAGAGAAAAGAAGTTGAGCGACAAGTTAGGCAGTTACAGATAGACTTGGAAGAAGAGTACACCTTTGATGCGGTTAAAGACGAAGGTCAAACAGTATACGGATGGTTGCTGAAAGGAGCAGAAAAATATCTCAGTAAAGATATCAATACATTGGTATTTGCTCTCGATACCAATTTGCGAAATATCCCCTTGGCTGCACTGGTTTCCGGTCAGGATGCAGGTAAGCCGCAATATTTGGTGGATAAATATGCGATCGCACTAGCTCCAAGATTAGAAATTCCCAACCCTCGACTCCTCCAAGGTAAAACACTAACTGTCTTAGCTGCTGGTTTAACTGAACCAGAATCAGAAGAAGACAAACAAAAATTTCCCAAATTACGCTTTGCAAAAAAAGAATTAGACGCGATTAAACAGGCTAATCCTGCTAATATTTCAGTTTCCCCACTCCTGGATACAAATTTCAGGATAAAAAATTTCAAAAATGAAATCAACACTTCTAGTTTTCAAGTCCTGCACTTAGCTACACATGGCGAATTTAGCTCTAGTCCTGAAAAGACATTTCTCTTAACTTCAGACGAACAGATTGTAGTTAAAGAAGTAGGGAATTTATTCCGCAAACAAGCTCAAAATCAGTCAGAACCCATTGAACTGCTGGTGCTAAGTGCCTGTGAAACCGCTGCTGGCGACAAGCGAGCCACCTTAGGCATTTCTGGAGTAGCTGTACAAGCAGGCGCTCGCAGTGCTGTAGCTTCTTTATGGTCACTAGACGATGAAATCAGCGTTGAGTTCACTGAGAAGTTTTACAAGCAGCTTGTTGACCCAAATCTCACAAAAGCGCAAGCCTTGCAACAAGCTCAAATAGAACTGAAAAATTCACCTGGTCGTGAACATCCAAGATATTGGGCACCCTATATTTTGTTAGGTAATTGGTTGTAA